Genomic window (Nilaparvata lugens isolate BPH chromosome 7, ASM1435652v1, whole genome shotgun sequence):
CAGTGACGAGCAcgcaggtgtgcgacggagcattgtcgtgatggaggatccacgaatcggcaatccccggacggactcgatgaacccgagtggttagtcgacggagcacctctctgtagtactggaCGTTTACAGTTTGGCCGGGTGGCACAAAAAAACCAGTATTACAGAGAGAGGGGATTGAAGatactttgaagatatctaatTTTGTCCTGGTAGAAGTACTCACTTTCCTGTTATAAATGTGGTTAATGGGATAATTGACAATTTGGAGAAAGGTAATTCTGTAAGCTTCAGATCATATGATTTTTCTAAGGCCTTCGATACAGTGCAGCATCATATTTTAGGGAAAAAACTCCATTATTATGGTTTTGCTCCTAGTGCTGTTAAGCTGATAATATCATACTTGAGCGGTAGAAAACAGTTTGTTTGTAAGAATGGAAACTTGTCGAATGGTAGATGGGTTAAACAAGGAGTACCTCAAGGTTCCATTCTTAGtccaattttattcaatgtttACATTAATGATCTACCATGTAATATTGATAGCATCCATATTGATGGCTACCTTTTTGCTGATGACTTGGGTTAAAAATTAATTGTCAGTCCAAAATTGAGCTGGAAAGAGAGACGAACTCAagtaatttaattataaatgaCTGGTGTGCAGCAAACAATCTATCACTTAATAAGAGTAAAACCGCTGATATTAGTTTTAGATTCACTAGGGAGTTAAGGGAGCATTCCCTTAAATTCTTGGGTATCTATTTGGATGAGAACTTGTCTTGGGATGCGCATTTAGATTACTCATCTGGTAGATTAGCAAAAGGCTCCTACATGATTCGTAGACTTAGTGTGACAGTGAGTACATCCATCCTGCTTAATGTATATTTTGCTCATTTTCAAAGTCTCCTCACTTATGGTGTTATTTTTTGGGGGATTAGTGTGAAAgcgaaatctatttttattctacAAAAAAAGGTTATGAGGATAATCAGCAATGTTCCATTTAATACACACTGTAAACCTctctttataaatttaaaaattttgtcactACCCTCATTGTATGTTTTATATGTTGTTTGTTATGTGCATAGTAATTTGGAAAAGTATAATATAAACagtaattttcacaattttaacacaagaaataaacacAAACTTAGAATTGAGCAGTACACTCACACAAAATCTCAaaaaaattttcactttatgtctgtaaaattatataactctACTCCAGATAATTTCAAATTGCTGCCTCCGAATAAATTTAAGAGCGTGATAAAAGAAATATTGATAAAGAAATGTTTGTTTTCTGTTGATGAATATTTCGAAATAGATTGGAgtcaatgaatttcaatgaaaaagttttcataattcaatgagGTACCTGCTTGAGATTGTTATCACTATTGACAAATCTGATGTTCTTGAATGTTATCTTATATTCTAAGATTGTTTTGACTAGCTAGGCTATTAGGAATTTGAGATCTTTATTTCTTTTGTATAATTCTGGACTTTTGTATAACTGACTTTCTTTTAACTCATATGACGTTTGTTTTTAACATTATTGTAATGTTTTGCAACAATAAAGAATGATTtgattttaatgaaaaattgtacatattttgcccataaaaaatttcctgaggtcagtccggttacttattatacagaccctgtatatTTATCGTTATCGATtggatttcaataataaatgagtAAATGACATCTTCATTGAAGATTGAATACAGTCCTAAAATGTTTTAaccaattaaataataaatgactGAATGTAGGTACTCACAGCAGCCTCATACGGGTAGGTGTCCTCCTTGTCAATACCCTTGTTGTCCCTGATGTATGTGAAGGCCTGGTCCACGAGACCGCCGTGGCATCCTTTGTTGCCATATTTGCTCGAACAGTCGATCAGTTGTTGCTCACTCAGTGACACAAGTCGGCCAGTTTTGCGGAAATGTGCTCCTTCCAGGGCTCCCGTCTGCaacaaacaataaataattgaattttccaATCGAAGACTAAATAAACAAAACATTAACAGTATAAAAAACAGATGCTCCTTCCAAGGATAAGTGGGGTTAAATAGAAGAGTGTGCTCTTATCGCCTCAACTTCGCCATCAACACTTGgtgccgattgcacaaaagccggttaaatttcaaccgtgattaatatctcagtaatttccatctgtagactggctggccgctgtGGCCTAGNNNNNNNNNNNNNNNNNNNNNNNNNNNNNNNNNNNNNNNNNNNNNNNNNNNNNNNNNNNNNNNNNNNNNNNNNNNNNNNNNNNNNNNNNNNNNNNNNNNNtttaaaaaaaaaaaaaaaaaaaaaaaaaaaaaaaaaaaaaaaaaaaaaaaaaaaaaaaaaaaaaaaaaaaaaaaaaaaaaaaaaaaaaaaaaaaaaaaaaaaaaaaaaaaaaaaaaaaaaaaaaaaaaaaaaaaaaaaaaaaaaaaaaaaaaaaaaaaaaaaaaaaaaaaaaaaaaaaaaaaaaaaaaaaaaaaaaaaaaaaaaaaaaaaaaaaaaaaaaaaaaaaaaaaaaaaaaaaaaaaaaaaaaaaaaaaaaaaaaaaaaaaaaaaaaaaaaaaaaaaaaaaaaaaaaaaaaaaaaaaaaaaaaaaaaaaaaaaaaaaaaaaaaaaaaaaaaaaaaaaaaaaaaaaaaaaaaaaaaaaaaaaaaaaaaaaaaaaaaaaaaaaaaaaaaaaaaaaaaaaaaaaaaaaaaaaaaaaaaaaaaaaaaaaaaaaaaaaaaaaaaaaaaaaaaaaaaaaaaaaaaaaaaaaaaaaaaaaaaaaaaaaaaaaaaaaaaaaaaaaaaaaaaaaaaaaaaaaaaaaaaaaaaaaaaaaaaaaaaaaaaaaaaaaaaaaaaaaaaaaaaaaaaaaaaaaaaaaaaaaaaaaaaaaaaaaaaaaaaaaaaaaaaaaaaaaaaaaaaaaaaaaaaaaaaaaaaaaaaaaaaaaaaaaaaaaaaaaaaaaaaaaaaaaaaaaaaaaaaaaaaaaaaaaaaaaaaaaaaaaaaaaaaaaaaaaaaaaaaaaaaaaaaaaaaaaaaaaaaaaaaaaaaaaaaaaaaaaaaaaaaaaaaaaaaaaaaaaaaaaaaaaaaaaaaaaaaaaaaaaaaaaaaaaaaaaaaaaaaaaaaaaaaaaaaaaaaaaaaaaaaaaaaaaaaaaaaaaaaaaaaaaaaggtaCAATCAAACTTACAAATGGGAAAATGAGATAGAAACAGTTGTCAGTCAATGTAGGATGTATAAAAACAACCAAATAAAAAAGTATGatgcagaagaaattataatgtgAAGAAAACTTTGAGATCAATCAGAATTCTCACTTCGTAATCATTACATATAaatttgaggttatgaaaactcAACTAGTTTAATttttgattcttgttaataatgatcaaatcTACCTCAAATATATCTTATTCGCTCAGAAAATATACagaattttttcatgatttaataactcattttcatgattaagataaAAAATGTTGGTACTTCATTAAGTTTCTTCAAGCCAACAATCGATTTTGCAACAGTGCGGAGGTAAAAattgatagagctatctgctttgtaacAATGGCATACAAGagtagcaaaccaatg
Coding sequences:
- the LOC111059453 gene encoding cathepsin L, which translates into the protein MFCLFSLRLENSIIYCLLQTGALEGAHFRKTGRLVSLSEQQLIDCSSKYGNKGCHGGLVDQAFTYIRDNKGIDKEDTYPYEAADDTCRYRPADKAATDKGYHDIKPSITLKSAVRLFCSESVKSWVYC